One part of the Vicia villosa cultivar HV-30 ecotype Madison, WI linkage group LG6, Vvil1.0, whole genome shotgun sequence genome encodes these proteins:
- the LOC131613386 gene encoding AT-hook motif nuclear-localized protein 17-like codes for MAHKEFASSSFPSNSNNDSSENNPGIFSIHLDNPLSRVGCNNEFTVSNTTTNTNSNDTLVMPLPSSTQPSFGRYVDQPSSGRYVNQPQDPPEDPTKSSSEKRMGRPLGSKNKPKPHIVIEEDTENFTELVGLEIPIGEDIVEYIIKYAQQRQANIIVSRGFRLISNVTILAPGSRDPLLPIEGPIHMTSLFGTYINPHCQCSPPQFIAHPPCSSFTVYFSSPNGYAFGGVVGGKITVASVIFINATISRKTTFHKANSTNRIV; via the coding sequence ATGGCACACAAAGAATTTGCATCTTCTTCTTTTCCCTCAAACTCCAACAATGATTCCTCAGAAAACAACCCTGGTATATTTTCTATACATTTAGATAACCCTCTTTCTAGGGTGGGATGCAACAACGAGTTCACAGTCTCTAACACCACCACCAACACCAACAGCAATGACACATTGGTCATGCCACTTCCATCATCTACACAACCTTCATTTGGTAGGTATGTGGATCAACCATCATCTGGTAGGTATGTTAATCAGCCTCAAGATCCACCGGAGGACCCTACCAAATCCTCATCTGAAAAGAGAATGGGTAGACCATTGGGCTCTAAGAACAAGCCCAAACCACACATCGTTATCGAGGAAGACACAGAAAACTTCACAGAGCTGGTAGGACTTGAGATCCCAATAGGAGAAGATATTGTAGAGTATATAATCAAATATGCTCAACAACGTCAAGCTAACATAATAGTGTCGAGGGGTTTCAGACTTATCTCTAATGTTACCATTCTTGCTCCAGGATCTCGTGACCCATTATTACCCATCGAAGGACCCATACATATGACATCTTTATTTGGAACATATATAAATCCACATTGTCAATGTTCTCCTCCACAGTTCATAGCTCATCCGCCATGTTCCTCTTTTACCGTATACTTCTCTAGTCCTAATGGATATGCGTTTGGAGGAGTTGTTGGTGGAAAGATTACTGTTGCTAGTGTTATTTTTATTAATGCCACTATTTCTAGGAAAACAACGTTCCACAAGGCAAACTCCACCAATAGAATTGTTTGA